A region of Zeugodacus cucurbitae isolate PBARC_wt_2022May chromosome 5, idZeuCucr1.2, whole genome shotgun sequence DNA encodes the following proteins:
- the LOC128922319 gene encoding protein spaetzle-like, giving the protein MRNMCYLQLRLQIALLGVLLIIKHTGSRPVADIETEIVLDDLFEMGTGFYVFNTTNGQTSDDEIICPERLKGQTFCTEVTNYLEATQLNKFKTEEFEKFKSYFKDDFVQPISLASRMSEDADETYFCNSKARLVYPKVAETVESKWLMVVQHEQYKQGVLVEQCENEDAPCKFDDLLPFGVKSRCKQHFVYRSLVVLVDGVMQERMVRLPNACKCALRDMRTS; this is encoded by the coding sequence ATGAGAAACATGTGTTATCTACAGTTACGATTACAGATCGCTTTATTGGGCGTTTTGCTGATAATTAAACACACCGGCAGTCGGCCAGTAGCGGATATCGAAACGGAAATCGTGTTAGATGATCTCTTCGAAATGGGCACCGGTTTCTATGTATTCAACACAACGAATGGACAAACAAGCGATGATGAGATCATATGCCCCGAACGCTTGAAAGGGCAGACATTTTGTACGGAGGTCACCAATTACTTGGAGGCAACACAATTGAATAAATTCAAAACAGAAGAATTTGAAAAGTTCAAATCTTATTTCAAAGATGATTTCGTACAACCAATAAGTTTGGCGAGTCGCATGAGCGAAGATGCGGATGAGACGTATTTTTGCAATAGTAAAGCACGTTTGGTCTATCCGAAGGTAGCCGAGACGGTGGAATCGAAATGGCTGATGGTGGTGCAGCACGAACAGTACAAACAAGGTGTGCTGGTGGAGCAATGCGAAAATGAAGATGCGCCTTGCAAATTCGACGATCTCCTGCCATTCGGCGTGAAGTCGCGATGTAAGCAACATTTTGTCTATAGAAGTTTGGTGGTGCTGGTGGATGGCGTCATGCAGGAGCGCATGGTGCGACTGCCCAATGCGTGTAAATGTGCGCTGCGCGATATGAGAACGAGTTGA